The Fluviicola sp. genome contains a region encoding:
- the kynU gene encoding kynureninase, with protein MKYEFTPEFATQMDAADPLKSYRDRFHFPTFTSNPVRYFTGNSLGLQPKTTREKVNLELDDWAKWGVEGHFLGTNPWYKYHEFLTDASARVVGALPKEVVVTHSLTTNLHLLMVSFYQPKGTRTKILCEAKAFPSDLYALESQVRFHGLDPETDLVGMSPREGEHTLRDEDILAKILELGDSLALVMFGGVNYYTGQLLDMEAITKAGKGVGAMVGFDLAHAAGNIPVKLHDWGVDFAAWCSYKYLNSSPGGVSGMFVHEKHAKNASLPRFAGWWGYDKGTRFQMEPGFVPMEGAEGWQLSNAPVLGMAAHWASLEIFDEVGMDKLKAKSEVLTGYLEFILDGLSEKYADKCRFEIITPKEPKRRGAQLSILVHGKGKQIFDAISEKGVVADWREPNVIRVAPVPLYNSFEDVYFLGRYLEEAILEQ; from the coding sequence ATGAAATACGAATTTACTCCCGAATTTGCAACTCAGATGGATGCAGCAGATCCATTGAAATCCTATAGAGACCGTTTCCATTTTCCAACTTTCACAAGCAATCCTGTGAGATATTTCACCGGGAACTCGCTGGGTTTACAGCCGAAAACAACGCGTGAAAAAGTAAACCTGGAATTGGATGATTGGGCAAAATGGGGAGTAGAAGGACATTTCCTGGGAACAAATCCCTGGTATAAGTACCACGAATTCCTGACGGATGCTTCTGCCAGAGTAGTTGGTGCTTTGCCGAAAGAAGTGGTGGTAACTCATTCCCTGACTACAAACCTGCACCTGTTGATGGTTTCGTTCTATCAGCCTAAAGGTACAAGAACCAAGATCTTGTGTGAAGCGAAAGCATTCCCGAGCGATTTATACGCGTTGGAATCGCAGGTGCGTTTTCACGGTTTGGATCCGGAAACGGATTTGGTAGGAATGAGTCCTCGGGAAGGAGAACATACGTTGAGAGACGAAGATATCCTGGCGAAAATCCTGGAATTGGGAGATTCCCTGGCCCTGGTTATGTTTGGCGGAGTGAATTACTACACCGGCCAATTGCTGGATATGGAAGCAATTACCAAAGCAGGAAAAGGAGTGGGAGCAATGGTGGGGTTTGACCTGGCACATGCTGCTGGAAATATTCCGGTGAAACTGCACGATTGGGGAGTTGATTTCGCTGCCTGGTGCTCGTACAAATATTTGAACTCAAGTCCGGGTGGAGTTTCCGGGATGTTTGTTCATGAAAAACACGCAAAAAATGCTTCACTTCCCCGTTTTGCGGGATGGTGGGGATACGATAAAGGCACACGCTTTCAAATGGAGCCCGGATTTGTTCCGATGGAAGGAGCAGAAGGGTGGCAGTTGAGTAACGCACCTGTGCTGGGAATGGCTGCTCACTGGGCGTCTTTGGAAATTTTCGATGAGGTGGGAATGGACAAGCTCAAAGCGAAAAGCGAAGTTCTCACAGGGTACCTGGAATTCATCCTGGACGGACTATCGGAGAAATATGCGGATAAATGCCGTTTTGAGATCATCACCCCGAAAGAACCGAAACGCAGAGGAGCTCAGTTGTCGATCCTGGTACATGGAAAAGGAAAACAAATCTTCGATGCAATTTCTGAAAAAGGAGTGGTCGCAGACTGGAGAGAACCCAATGTGATCCGGGTGGCACCTGTTCCGTTATACAATTCCTTTGAGGACGTTTATTTCCTTGGGAGATATTTGGAAGAAGCGATATTAGAACAATAA
- the hemL gene encoding glutamate-1-semialdehyde 2,1-aminomutase codes for MAANKLNRSNSEALYEKAKNYFPGGVNSPVRAFKSVEGSPLFIKKGDGAYIWDEDDNQFIDFCGSWGPLILGHNHPNVYAGIVAALGNGASFGAPTRLENELAELILSKNPFIDKIRFTSSGTEAVMSAIRLARGYTGRNKIVKFEGCYHGHSDSLLVKAGSGLVTFGNTSSAGVPEAFANETLVLPLNDSEALQSCFEQFGKEIACVIIEPIPANNGLLLQELSFLKELRETCTKHGALLFFDEVISGFRVAFSGAAEYYGIAPDLVTYGKIIGGGLPVGAYGAKKEIMASVAPDGPVYQAGTLSGNPVAMAAGLAQLTELSKPGFYEDQERRTKLFTDQINAHAKSKGYAFELVTIGSIFWISFDNSKHIRAAEEINPDMTNFKHLHRALLEEGFYMGPSGYEVGFISQAHTDEILAKAAQLFTAALDRIMQ; via the coding sequence ATGGCAGCAAATAAACTCAACAGATCAAACTCGGAAGCACTTTATGAAAAAGCGAAAAACTACTTCCCGGGAGGAGTTAATTCACCCGTTAGAGCATTTAAATCTGTTGAAGGTTCTCCTTTGTTCATCAAAAAAGGAGACGGAGCTTACATCTGGGACGAAGATGACAATCAATTCATTGATTTTTGCGGAAGCTGGGGGCCATTGATCCTGGGCCATAATCACCCGAACGTATATGCCGGAATTGTTGCCGCGTTGGGAAATGGAGCAAGTTTCGGAGCACCGACACGCCTGGAAAACGAATTGGCAGAATTGATCCTTTCCAAAAATCCGTTTATTGATAAAATCCGTTTTACGAGTTCCGGAACGGAAGCCGTGATGTCGGCCATCCGTTTGGCAAGAGGATATACCGGACGAAATAAGATTGTCAAATTTGAAGGGTGTTACCACGGCCACAGCGATTCCTTGTTGGTGAAAGCCGGTTCCGGTCTGGTCACTTTCGGAAATACTTCCAGTGCCGGAGTACCCGAGGCTTTTGCTAATGAAACTCTCGTGCTTCCTTTAAATGATTCCGAAGCTTTACAAAGCTGTTTCGAACAGTTCGGAAAAGAGATTGCCTGTGTGATCATCGAACCGATCCCTGCGAATAACGGCTTATTGCTACAGGAGCTAAGCTTTCTGAAAGAATTGCGCGAAACGTGTACGAAACATGGAGCTTTATTGTTCTTCGACGAGGTCATTTCAGGATTCCGCGTAGCATTTTCAGGTGCGGCCGAGTATTATGGAATTGCTCCCGATTTGGTTACCTATGGAAAAATCATCGGTGGTGGTTTGCCTGTGGGAGCTTACGGAGCGAAAAAAGAAATCATGGCAAGCGTTGCTCCCGACGGACCGGTTTACCAGGCAGGAACATTATCCGGAAACCCTGTTGCGATGGCTGCCGGTCTGGCACAATTGACCGAATTGAGTAAACCCGGGTTTTACGAAGACCAGGAGCGCAGAACCAAATTGTTCACGGACCAGATCAATGCACATGCAAAATCAAAAGGATATGCTTTTGAATTAGTAACCATCGGTTCGATTTTCTGGATTTCGTTCGATAATTCCAAACACATCCGTGCAGCAGAAGAGATCAATCCGGATATGACAAACTTCAAGCATTTGCACCGTGCATTATTGGAAGAAGGATTCTACATGGGACCAAGCGGATATGAAGTAGGTTTCATTTCGCAGGCGCATACAGATGAGATTTTGGCAAAAGCGGCGCAATTGTTTACCGCGGCATTGGATCGCATTATGCAATAA